gagccgtggcagagatggcatttgttcctagctgtagtaattatcagGGCAACATACCAGGTTAACACCTGGCTATGGGAGCTGTTTAGCTCAAACTTGTggagtacacctgatagttgggtcgGATCAAGGTTTGATcacattctcaccacaaacGAACTTCTCCAGAGTTTGTTTGGGTCTGGACTATGAAAATCTCTTTCTCAGGCGTCCCTATGCAGTTGTTTTGGTCCGGACTAAAAGGTGTGAAAAGGCCTTTGGTGTTGAGATCATCTTGGCTGATAAAGAAAGTGTTCAGTAAGCTTGCTTGACCATTTAAGAATCATCTTGGCGGGAAGTTTTTTTGGAGACTCACTTGTTAGATTATCATGTTGCATTTTATGTTGCATGATATGTGGTGTGTGTCTCTTTCTTTCAGAATTCTCCAGGATTGTTGGCCGGTGATGACTCCTATGTCATGGCCAAACACTCAGCCATATACCCATCAGCTGAAGAGCTGGATGCTGTCCAGTCACTGGTGTCAGTAGTGGAAAGAGGCCTAAAGCAGGTCTCAGACTGGCTAACTAATTTGACAAATGTGAGTGTTGCTTTGTCCAAGGACCCTGCAGAGCCCAACTCAAAGTAAGTTTCTATATAAAATGCCTCTAAAGCCCTATTTGGAGTTTTACatgaggaggtggagtaatgtattTATTACCAGTGTTTGTCAGTGATTTTAATCCTTAATCCTTTTTATGTTCAGGTGTGGTGGGTCATTGGTTGGCGTGGTTCGTGTTGGATCAGTGGCTAAGGGTCTCCTGATTAAGGGGGTGATGGACTTGGAACTGGTTCTGCTGTGCCGAGACAAGCCCACCAAAAAGCTGCTTCTCACAATCTGCACCAACTTGCCACTGCAGATAAAGGTTTGCTAGCATTATTCAGAACATTCCCACTTCCACAAGCTTTTGGTTTCTTTAAAACTGGTCTAAAACTGCTGGTCATTCTCCAAATAGCCTAAATATCGGAAACGCTCCAGTGATGATTCTTGTAGTCAGTCTTGGGGATGCAGCTTTAAAAATTTAATTAGCCATGCTATCAGCTACTCTCTTCTAGACATAGTTAAGCTACAGCAAGACAAGTTTAATTACAAACTGCAAGCTCATTTAAGCCAAGCAGGAGATAGATATGATGGGAGAAGTGTCTTTGATGAAGCTACCCTGCAACCTCACAGACAAAATTCTTTATACAAGCTTTTAGGAAATACAGGTAAATTTCTCAAACAGTTATTTTGTAACTACTGCCTTGTATCTTTTGAAATGCTCATTTTTCAGGAGGAGGACAAGCATTATTATAGGCGCTGTCTGGCTAAAAGGAAATATTTAACAATTGCTAGATCTGTTTAAATTCAAAATGTTTAGGTTGTGGAATGCAGTGATCCACTACAGgatattacaatattacataACAAATAATTTAGGAAAAGtaattaagaaaaaataaataaatgcatatatgTTTCAGAGCCAGATCCCATCTTTAAAGGTAGTGTCACTGTAGCAGAATTTTacttcaaatattttttttttattggatctTTACACAGTGTAAGGACAGCTGACATTTGACAGAGACACTGTGCTGCTGATGGAGGCAGCATTGAGGATGTTTTTGTATGTGCTATATGTATCTGTaccttttctttctcccttTGCAGAAACTGACAGAGGACAGCTACACAGTGCAGCCATGCATTCCAGAGGCAGCTATTCTGGTATTCAAAAGCAGCAGACCTGATCTGCCTCTCAGGGTCACCCTCACCTCAATGGAGATGAAAAGCAGGGAGCCAGAGAAAGGCCAAGGTAACAGCCGTGGTGTTCACACGTCACACAACGGCCTCTTTTTCTGAGATGCTGAAAAAGGGGACTGCTTACAGTACTTGCACACTGAAATCATCACTGAGTGATGAATCTCCCTTACCAGGAGTACATAAATTGCATCATTcagttaactttttttttttaatgaactggGAAAGTAATGTTCACATAGCTTCTGGTGTGTCATCTCAACATCTGAGCCCTTTGTTGGCCCCTTGCCCAGTGCCTCTagatttgttctttttttgatGCAGCAGCTGGTGCGTGGAGAGGGAGATCTAAATATTTGAGGCCCtctacttttcttttctttcattctttcctcTCACACTAACTGTGCACTGTGGAATTTCCAGCATATGGAAACTAAAAAGGAATATAATAACTCTTTACTTATTGATTAAGCTCTCCTCTTGCTTGTAATATGTCTCAATTTTGTAAAATTGTTACATGCTATCTGATTCCTTTTTTCCCTTGATGTGATTCCAGAGGGCATTGGTGTTACAAATGGTGGGTCTGTGATCAATACACAATATTGTATTGCCTTGTCATTGGCCATAGTCAGAATGCCATAGCACCTTCACTACTTTCCTTTACAGTGATGAGATCTCATAGGCAGGCTGGGAAGAAATGTTAGTTTTCTCAGGTTCTCAAACTCCTGGGATGACAAACATCTGACCAACATGACAAAAATACCAGTATAAAACTTtcaaatgaagaaaaataaggCCACATTTATTTGCTTTCACTAGTTCTACATTGCAGTGTGCTGCTCCCTGGTGTCTGGACCAGACCCCTTGCTGGTATTTTTAGTCATTCCCCATGTTATCACATTTAGTCTGCTCGCTGCCTAAGCCACTGATCTGCATCTTGAGTTGGCAAAAATAACCCCTCCTAAAGCTCCTCTaagactttttaaaaaaaaaaaagaattaaccgGCTTGCATGAAATAACTTCTCTTGACTTGCTTTTGAACTCAGTCAGATCAGTGGGATCCTAACTGTAGTATTCCACTTTTCTGCAGGTGTGTCCTGACAGAAAAGCTCATGGTGAATCTATTGTCTGTGTCTGTCCTGTTCTGCTCTTCTCACCAGTGgaaaacacaaaagcaaaagatCCGTCCGATCTGCTGGACCAGCAGAGATGCCTCCTTGCTCTGGCCTCTCTGCGACATGCCAAATGGTTCCAGGTTGGCCATCAGATTGCACTATGTGGGTTTTGTAGCCTTTGGCATGGACAAATATAACATGTTTAGAACCAAATCCCATCttggaacaattgaaaatgCTGATTCAGACTCTGTCCGGTTGGGCTACAAAATCAGACACCTTTCATCCCACCTCTGAATGACTCAGACTGACTGACCCAAACACTCTTTACTGTTTCTCTGGCACTCACCTCTTCCTCTTTGCCTCACCGTGTAACCTTGGACTTCTAACTTGTGTTAGAAATGTGGTATTGCTTTAGAATTGTAAAACATCTCTGCTAAGGTGTGGTTTGACTTCTTCAGGTCAGAGTAAGCGGTACAAAGTCCTGTCTCATAGTTCTGCGAATCCTCAGGGATATATGCAGCAAAAGGCCAGCCTGGGAACCTCTCAAAGGATGGGTAAGTTGGGTGGGGCTTCAGTTAGTGCTGGTCAGTATTACTAATATTGTAAAGATTTTTGAAAGTCATCACTGTAGAACTGTATTGTCACTGTGTCCCCAGTCTCATACTTTTTGGAGAtcactgtagaaaaaaaacGTGGCTGTTCATAAATCAAAATGTGACAAAACAATTCACAGGCCAGAATGATGGTCAAGCATAGCTGAAATTCCTCTCAGTAAAAGTATTCGCAATGGGTCAAAGCAATTAACTGCCGAGTATATTTTCACATAAAAAGTAGCATCTCTTGCAGCCGTAAAGTAACATCTCTTGGAAGCACTTATCATGGCTGCGAGGCTCCAACAGTTAAGTGAAAGGTGTTGTCAAGTCACAGTGATTTGGCCATGATGTGGAATAAGCAATTAATCAAATGGGGCCTTAATTAAACCTGAATGGGATAAATATAGCTTCTAATCTGCAGCTACTCAAAAATAGTGTTCCTTGGTTTCAGTTTCTTCCAGTTATTCTTTGCTTTGTGACTGGTGTTCAGTATTAgaatttttattttgtcttgaATTACaggtattgttttattttttaaaattttttttgcattgtctCAGCCATTAGAGCTTATCTGTGAGAAAGCTGTTGCCACAAGTTACAGACCACTGGGGCCGGGTGAGTCTCTCAGAAGGGTCTTGGGTTGCATTGCCACCGGCATTCTGCTGCCAAGTAAGTGCAGTCAGGGTACTTTGAGGTTCTTATCACAAAATGGTACAGCACCAGTGACGTGTAGAAATGGTATCTAGTTACTTGGTATCTATTTCTTCTCTTTGGTCAGGTGGGCCTGGACTGCGTGACCCGTGTGAAAAAGAGCAGGTAGATGCTTTATCAGCCATGACAGTTGATCAAGCTGAGCTTCTTACCCACACTGCACAGGTTAGAACTTTTTTAATCTGAGAAAAGATTAtgtgaataataatattatCGGACAAATATGAAGTTACCTGTTGCCCTTCTTTATCTTCTTAGCATGCGTTACGCCTGCTAGCTTTTGGCCAGATTCACAGGTTCCTCCAGATGGACCCTCTTCCTTTAGCTAAATCTGCAGTGGAACCAACATTAGCAGAAGGTTTGTGTTTTCATGTAGGCTATGGCTATGGTTTATTTAATATGTTCTCTCATAAGGTTTTGAAACTTGTGTTTGGCATTCTGTAGGAATGTCTCTGAAAAGACTCTGTGAGGCTGAAATGAAAGAGGAACATAGAAGCAAGAAGATAAacagtatgttaatgtatgAACCTTAAGTACTTGGACTGATTAAACAGTTCAGATGAGACCCACCTAATAGTCCTGTGATGATGTTTTGAAGGTGCTGCTGAGTACAAACCAGATGCTGAAAAGAAAGTGAAGACTCTGTCCACAAGCTCCAGCACTAAAAGCACAAAGAGCTCTTCCTCAGCCAAGGTAAAAGGTTGGGTTTCATGCCCTTCTAGCTTCCATTCATTGTATGCTCATTAGCGTCTATGGCCAACTAATTATTCTTCCCACTGTGAGCAATCTGAAGAGAAAATACAGTAAATCTGAATAGCAAATAAACTGAAAGTTGAACTAGAATCAATCTGATGTGTCAACCGTGTTTTAGAAACACAAAACCACAGGACACATGATACTTTAGTAGGTGCTTTAGTAGAGATCCTCTGTCAACAATGTCCAAACATATTTTGACAGAGGTGTCAGGTGTGTTATGAATGCTATCTGGTTTGTTCTGCTTTTCAGGGTAAAAGTCAGGGTCCTGTTCTCACAGCCAGGGGCAAAAACCCTGTCATGGAGTTGAATGAGAAGAGGAGAGGGCTTTCTTATGACTTAATTACAGAGACTGGAGAAAGCCAACAGCAGCGCTTCATCATTGAGGTGAGTTATATTTCAGGAAAGTTTCAGAGAATGATTCTAAACATTCGAACTTTGTTAAATGAAGAGGTTCTCATTCTATCAAACATGATGTGACAACTATGTCTGTACTCAATAGATGACAATGCAGAATTTATGGTTTATCAAGATACTGATTTTAGCAGAAAACACTGGATTGGATATTGGAGGCTAAAAACCTGAATCTTATTCAAACCTAAGCTGAAATAGCACACACtcacgctgtgtgatgtgatgttgtacactgtgtgcaaatgtttgttgattcattcagctactataagttgtgtctatatacacacaaaaagcTTATCTAGTtaatgtagagaagtattgccaatagaataggactctctggagcagagaaacatgaTAAACTATGGCCTAATGCCATGCGTGGGCTAGATGGATACAAATTCTGTCACTGAGAGCGTGAAGGCCAACACCTTTTCAGAACTACTACCACTGATGTCACGGTCCGCATCTGGGCAGATCCCACAGAAGAGTTACTTTGCACAAAAGTTTTGATGGTTTGAAGCTATCAGCTATTTGATGGTTTTGCTATTGCGGGGGATCTGCACATCATTAGACTggctttaatgtaatggctgattagAGTATTCGGAATTggtctttttttcatttattcaaaGTGTCTAGATGATGTTTCCTAGGTGATTTTGCTTTTCATGTTCTAATTATTTGATTATGTGAGGGTGTGCCTTGATTCTCTGAGGTTCTAAACACACAAGCTCTTTTATCTCCTGTGTGTTAGGTGCAAGTGGATGGACAGAGGTTCAGAGGATGTGGGCCAAATAAAAAGATGGCAAAAGCGAATGCGGCCCTGGCAGCGATAGAGAGACTCTTCTCGGCACACAGTACAAACAGCAACAAGAGGAAGAGGTCCTACACAAAGGTACCTGGGCCTATGTTCAGTGTTAAACATGCACAACTAAGAATTACATATCAAACTGTTTTTCTCTTAGCCCAAATAATATAATCCATCAGCTAAGACATGTTTGCTGTCGGAGGTTGTGCTTCTTTGCGTTTTAACCAATTTTATTTTCTAGTTTGTCCATTACCTGTAAACTGTATGTAATACAGTGCCCACATTAGCAGATTATCATGTGCATCtatgtataaaaacacaaatacacatgaTGATTTTATGATTTAGATATGAGTAGATATTATTTTAACAATGTCCAAACATTTTACCTAACAGCTTGATGCAGTTTGAGGCTGTTGAGGTGACTGTTGAGAGACTGTTGAAGTGAGGTGTAAACTTCCATTACTTTGTAGAGATGTCGGCAGCGTAGGTCCAGTGCAAAACATAAGAAGCAAGAtgtacactattaaaaaatgaagttgcctcaaatggttctttgtgggataccatagaagacccacttttggttccataatgtACACATAGATGTGTGAGGACAAAGAACCTCTAAATTGACAAAGAACCAATCAAGTGAAGAATCTTTAGACCTTGAAAGGATTATTCATGCTCACACCTCTCTGTTACAAACACAGTGCTTTATAGTTCAAAAGGTTccacttttaataaaatgaaaattctTCTATGACATTGTTCAAAAACCCTTGAatcaccacttttttttttttttgaagtatAAGGTTAGATCACTATCTGCATATTCTCATAGGCAAATCCAGCCAGTGGTTTTCATCGAGAGAAAAGGGGTGTCTCAGTGCCCAGGCCAGTGCTTCCTGTTCTTCCCCCAGCCCCTGCATACTTCAGCCCAGGTAAACCCTCTTGGTCCAATTGGACTGAAATATTTGTGTTAATGTCCTGATAGTTATGTTAATTGAACGATTACATGGAAATTTCAGTACAGACCTATATTAAGCATGAGAGTAACAATGCATCAAACCTCTTACAATGAAGAGAAAGGACAGTTTGAATCATGGAGAACAGGCATTCTATTGCCATTCAATTATGATATATAGTGcagttccatttttttttctctgtcattatttttcttaaaaTCATGTACCCAGCATTATAAAGCAGATTGCCATTTAATAGAAAATTTACCTTGGAATCCGTGAATAATGAAAGTACACCTCAACCACTGTACACTCATCATTGAATTCAAGACCCTCAAACTGTTACTCAACAGTCTTGACTAGTTATATTTACAAACCCAAAATTTTACTTACACCAAGTCCACTAGCAAAAAATCGTTGGACAGCGTCCAGATTGGGAAAGAAACACATCTCCAGATTCTGCTTTTTATGGGAATAAGGGGTGCTACGTGACCAGGATTTCCCTGTGCTGGTATCCACAGAAAGCAAACTCATACTCTGCATATGACAGAGCAAATGCTGGGAAAGCAAATGTGGATTCATgctaggttaaaagctaacactagccaaaTTGTTTTTATCCTATCTGTTCTTCAAAGACTGCTTTTGCTGACTACCAAACTGGAACTAAACATGCATCAGATAGAAAAGCTAGGCTAAAAGTTTacctggctacaatctcttcagcttacttacatttacgtttaaggcatttagcagacgctcttatccagagtgaaatacaaaagtgcttcgctgtttGCTCAGAATACCCTTAGCTAGACTGGGCCTTTCCTGTGCTGAGAGAATAGCAAAACTGTTAAGTAAGACTGGATAATACATTGTTTTTGTTAAAGTATTAAAAACACTGCTATGTTGCTCCTGTGAGCTGTTGTGGTGTCCTTAATCACCCAATAAAAGCAGTGGTTAATGTTGTATTTTAGGAGCTCTCTTAAAAGAAAATCAGTGTTTCATTCCAATCAGAAATAATAGAGTTGTTAACAGGTTTATTTAAACGCTTCttagcatttttcaccccaaccaaaatCACACATTTACTATTTATATGTCTAGCAACAACTTAATACTCAGTAAATGCATTTCAATGGGACCTTAAAATATGGGCTGAGCATACTGTTACACTCGTAGTATGAAGAATGTTTTGTGTGTACTTTTTTGCAGGTTATGCCCCTTATGGTTACGGTCCAGTTGTGCCCCCACCATACGGTAGGCCTCTCCGCTCACCGAGCATTTGTTCAATGTTGTGGTAGTTAACCTTTTTTCGACCTCTTACCCAGAGTATAGTTTGTAACATTACTAACTAAACACTAAGAACAGCCAACATGACTCCTGTTGATTTTCAGCCATTATGCTAAGctaaaataaacatgtaatatTGTCTATTACACTGCAAAATATTGATTAATCGATTAATTGATTCACCCGATTACTTCACCTCCTTCTTGGTAAGCACAAAAAAGGATTTTCTGCCTAAAATGTTGAACAGTCCTTTCTCAAGACCTTCTGAGACATTCTCTCATGGTCTTTGGGTCATCATCATTTCCCACAGTCCTTTATAATCCATCTCTGTTTTTTTGTAGGGGGTAGATTTCTGCCATGTATGTTTCCTGTTCGCCCCCTGCTTCCTCCATGTCATACTCGTTTCATTCCTCCTCCTATCTTTAATCGCACTTTCCCTTTCCCCTTTCGATAAACGTGTCCCTGTTTGTTCTTCGTATTTTTGGTGAGCAAGTTGCACTCGGTTCAAAGatgtgaataaaatgtttttgtttgaagATTTTGCGGTGGTTCATTTGCACTACACAAGGATGTTgtgcagagagatggagagttcATGATTGGGACTTGAATTTAGAGAATACGAAGTAGGTGtgctggttaaaaaaaaaagtccatcaTCTTTTGTTCTTGAACCCACAGCACACCAAGTCATTCTGCCACAAATGCTACCCCCCCTTTCGCTGTTCTCGAATGTTCTCCCCATtttcactgttctagaatgttcagtCATTCttgctgttctacagtgttctccccATTCATGTCACAATGTAGAATAGTGTGTTTTCTATTCACATTTGAGACTGTTCATTCCTTCAtggtgttctagaatgctctcacTATTCAAGTTCCAGAATGTCCAGAATGTTCTCTCATCATGGTCACCATTATCAATCTTTGCAGCGTTCTAGAATTTCACTCATTCCATGTTCACATTGTTCCAGAATGTTCTCAAGCATTCATGTCATtctgtgtgttctctgttcACATCACATCAAATCTGGTATTACATATTTTGCATGGAAATCTTTAGGAATCACCCAACTTGCCATCACCCACATTCCATATGTACTGTGTCCTGTTGTCACACTCGCTGACAACCCCAGTGTAGCATGTTTATTTTAACCGGCCTCTCTGTCCAtcgtctctctttctgtaggtGGTCTGTACTTCGACAGCGCTGTCTGCCCTCCGCAGACCATCACTCCTGTTTTTATTCACCTGGGTTCGCAAGATTTCTACCCTGATTTTTACGTTTAATGGACCGTCCACACTGGCCCACTGGGTCTGACTGGACAACGTTCCGTGGAGTTGCCCTCTGGTGCTGGGGGAACtttttgaactgtttgactgttTTGGCATGGGCCAGTTTGTCATCTGTTGAACTTGAGTGCACCGGCACCAGCAAGAACAAATAAAGAACACATAGTTTGCGTTCGCACCATACTTACATGGTCTTTGCAAACCATGTATTTTCCACAGTAGATGCACTGTCCGCAATATCTTATCAGGATTTCTGTTAGCAATAATGAGGTATGTGCACTGCTTATAGGATAGAGATGGTGTTCAACGATGCTGCTGGTTTGTGAAGTCCACAAATATCTGAACTGGAATgaatatttgtatttaaaatgtttttagagTGCTGTGTTTATACTAGGAACAAATGCTACAACACATACTAGGGATAAGTGCTGGTAAATACACAGGTGGAGCCATATGTGATTTGTTTCTAAGAAACTCCATTTAGTCCTTATTCCATGACCTACTGCTGCACATATTAGTACAGTATAAAGTATGACAGtaatgtaaaagaaaattgTTGCACACATGCAGCATTTTATGATTACCACACACTCTTTTCTATGATCTGATGTTTGGAACAGGAGTTTGTGTAGCTTTGTGATTTGATGTATGTGGCTATTTCTCGTTTGCACGgaataactgtaaactgtataAATGATGCCGGATTATTCCAAGCAATTAAATGTCCAACATTAGTCTCAACATTAGCTTTGGCATTTATCCTGAATGAATCACTGTGTTTCTGCTATCATCCCCATGTTGCAGGGCTGTATTTGGAGGCAGAAACAATGACTGTAAAAGCCAGGGCCTGGAGTGATTTATGAGCTTTGCTTGGTGTGTGAGGTCTTCTTTAGCCATCCGGGTGGGAGTGGACAGCAGATGTAGTGCAAGATTACGTAAGGCGGCAAGCATAGAAATAAACCTCAGGGCCAGATGAAGCCTTTATCAATATCCCCCTCTGCCTCCTGCTGTGCTGACTTTCAGCCTTGAGCTTAGGTTACAATGGAGGGCTTTGAGTGGTTAAAACAGGGGTTTAACGTACAGGTGTTAAACTACACAGCATGAGGATTCTAATGTGTGTGGGGCTTCAGGAGATCCATTGCATTGTGGAGTTATTGCTGTTGGTTTATTAGATATACCTGTCTTGTTCATACACTCACTGTTTATCAGTGAACTTTGTAGCTTACAGTTATAGGCGGTATAGTCAActgttgttctacaatttatCAGCTCCCCTTTACCCTGTCTATCTGTGGTGGTGTCTATCACCACTGACCAATtgttatttgggtggtgaaGCATTCTCAGTACATCAGTGTGTAACCAGCATTTTACtctattttagcatttttttctccaacaaacacctgCTCTCCATATTTTATGtagttttgttgtttattttctatgtcatggttttatatatatatatatatatatatatatatatatatatatatatatatatatatatatatatatatatatatatatatatatataatacaaatttTAATAATTTGAACCCACTTTTAATAGGTGTAGAATGTTCTCTCCAGtcacagtgttctagaataATGTTCTCCATTTAGTTCACACCAGTTCTACACTTTTACTCGTTTCTCTTTTATTCATTGATCAAATGAGTAAGGTTGTTCCTGTTCATAgttttacacacactatatggaccaaaataatgggacacctgttttttcatttttcttctgtaatcaaggCCATTAAAAAAGATGtcctatcctgcttttgttggagtaactgtctctactgtccagaaaaggctttctactagattttaaagcattgctgtgaggttttgattgcattcattgacaaTGCAATTGAGCGTTAGTGGATGATCACCTCCTCCCTATATCCCCTGCTGatcacaaaagtactggatgcagcaccattccagagaacagttcaactgccccacagctcaacactggggggatttataccctaTTAGCCCAAGTCTGGAattatgcatggtgccaataggt
This Salminus brasiliensis chromosome 20, fSalBra1.hap2, whole genome shotgun sequence DNA region includes the following protein-coding sequences:
- the LOC140542326 gene encoding spermatid perinuclear RNA-binding protein-like, with translation MMEDNTKNSPGLLAGDDSYVMAKHSAIYPSAEELDAVQSLVSVVERGLKQVSDWLTNLTNVSVALSKDPAEPNSKCGGSLVGVVRVGSVAKGLLIKGVMDLELVLLCRDKPTKKLLLTICTNLPLQIKKLTEDSYTVQPCIPEAAILVFKSSRPDLPLRVTLTSMEMKSREPEKGQVENTKAKDPSDLLDQQRCLLALASLRHAKWFQVRVSGTKSCLIVLRILRDICSKRPAWEPLKGWPLELICEKAVATSYRPLGPGESLRRVLGCIATGILLPSGPGLRDPCEKEQVDALSAMTVDQAELLTHTAQHALRLLAFGQIHRFLQMDPLPLAKSAVEPTLAEGMSLKRLCEAEMKEEHRSKKINSAAEYKPDAEKKVKTLSTSSSTKSTKSSSSAKGKSQGPVLTARGKNPVMELNEKRRGLSYDLITETGESQQQRFIIEVQVDGQRFRGCGPNKKMAKANAALAAIERLFSAHSTNSNKRKRSYTKANPASGFHREKRGVSVPRPVLPVLPPAPAYFSPGYAPYGYGPVVPPPYGGLYFDSAVCPPQTITPVFIHLGSQDFYPDFYV